Proteins found in one Drosophila busckii strain San Diego stock center, stock number 13000-0081.31 chromosome 2R, ASM1175060v1, whole genome shotgun sequence genomic segment:
- the LOC108595530 gene encoding thioredoxin-related transmembrane protein 2 homolog, with protein sequence MSWKKQLQILAKPYYWVNILLAVSYLLAKKTRIICTRLFQQGGEEDVCDMDSREIEILFFLLIVVMIRSRKSGSVTMINYLTSSFLYTKVANMILWSYADFRYGLGFLLLCVLVGMLLPEPSYRGPEHITYFRNSQVFDEELARDKRTTWLICFYTVWNPSCVNFAPIFAELSAEYNTDLLKFGKIDIGRFPDVAQKYRISDSSFSRQLPTVILFQQGKEVDRRPCSDAKNKLQKFFFSSDNVRATFGLNQLYKQAVERQPAAKQAAVESKKSQ encoded by the coding sequence ATGTCGTGGAAAAAGCAATTGCAGATTCTCGCAAAGCCCTATTATTGGGTAAACATACTGCTGGCCGTTTCGTATTTATTGGCAAAGAAGACGCGAATAATTTGCACGCGCCTTTTCCAACAAGGGGGAGAGGAGGATGTCTGTGATATGGACAGTCGTGAAATTGAGATACTGTTCTTCTTGCTAATTGTTGTCATGATACGGTCGCGCAAGTCAGGCAGCGTGACTATGATTAACTATTTGACGTCTTCGTTTCTCTATACAAAGGTAGCTAACATGATACTTTGGTCATATGCAGATTTTCGTTATGGCCTGGGATTCCTGTTGTTGTGCGTGCTGGTCGGCATGCTGCTCCCGGAGCCGTCGTACCGTGGTCCTGAACATATTACCTACTTCCGCAATTCACAAGTCTTTGATGAGGAGCTGGCTCGTGACAAGCGCACAACTTGGCTGATTTGCTTCTATACAGTTTGGAATCCCAGCTGCGTTAACTTTGCACCCATATTCGCCGAGCTATCGGCGGAGTATAATACGGATCTGTTGAAGTTTGGCAAAATCGATATTGGTCGCTTCCCAGATGTGGCGCAAAAGTATCGCATTTCTGACAGCAGCTTCTCACGCCAGCTGCCCACGGTTATACTGTTCCAGCAGGGCAAGGAAGTGGATCGCCGGCCTTGCAGTGATGCCAAGaataagctgcaaaagttCTTCTTCTCCAGCGACAATGTGCGCGCCACCTTTGGACTGAACCAGCTTTACAAACAGGCTGTGGAGCGACAGCCGGCAGCCAAGCAAGCTGCCGTGGAGTCTAAAAAGTCACAGTAA
- the LOC108595421 gene encoding uncharacterized protein LOC108595421: MVLLRVRESSLKLKEPVILDWNKLRKQSKLQLTQFLFYLNNLQSHPTGDMALPQGAFAACKLREQFQERDMIVSRLRAANADKTEYQQQRETLPMKYNDKLMNSIWGLYNRYSPHNVKKNEYAPPKC, from the exons ATGGTGCTGCTGCGAGTGCGTGAAAGTTCGCTTAAACTAAAAGAGCCAGTGATTTTAGACTGGAATAAATTGCGCAAACAaagcaagctgcagctaactCAGTTTCTGTTCTACTTGAATAATCTACAATCGCATC caactGGTGACATGGCGCTGCCCCAAGGAGCCTTCGCTGCCTGCAAACTGCGTGAACAGTTTCAAGAACGCGATATGATTGTCTCGCGTCTACGTGCGGCCAATGCGGATAAGACGGAATATCAGCAGC AACGCGAAACATTGCCAATGAAGTATAATGACAAACTAATGAACTCAATTTGGGGACTCTACAATCGTTATTCTCCGCATAATGTTAAGAAGAATGAATACGCTCCGccaaaatgttaa